The genomic DNA ACTATAGGTAAGTACTGTAAGATCTAAGcagttattttgttttcgtttGGATATGAAAAAGGTATTACTCACAGTTAATGACAGTTAATATAAAACCAGTATTTGAGGATCACAATTTCTtggataatatttgaaaattatgcagcacctaaaataagttttatatagataactaattgtaccaaataaattttcaacattgatctttttatgaatgttaatgGTGCTAATAACGTCACTAAAATTGATAGTTTAAGAGCGTTCACCACTTGGCAATATAATCAAGAAGAGAGAATACTTGCaagtaacattatttatctgatatttttttgttccacAGGTTATGGCAGCGTAGCTCCAAGAACCGCTTTAGGCAAAGCAGTTACAATAGGTTACGCTGTGATAGGGATACCTTTAACATTACTTTATCTGTCAGTTGTCGGAGCTCTGTTATCAAGATTGGCTAGAAGTGTCTTCAGCAGAGCTCTATGTTGTTGCCTGTGTACGAAATGCGGCTACTGCTGCCTTGACGAAAGAACAATGACTACCAAAGAAAGAAAGGAGAAAGTGAGAAGACAGGATGACTACAGGAATCAGACGTTGCATTTGCAAGAACCTTACTACGTGAGATCGCCATCTGGTACAATAATATCAGCATCTCAAGCGCACAGCGTGAGTACTACTTCGATCAAAGACAAGACTCAAGGCCTGAGCTTTCTAAGGGATTGTGACTCAATGAGTTGTACAGACACCGATTCAAAAGTATCACTTCGTGGATTTTCGATTCTAGCTCCAGTGTCCTTGTGTCTAGCAGCGATTTTCATTTACATATTCTTTGGTGCACTCGTTTTGTATCAGTTGGAGGGTTGGAGTCCGATTGATGGAATTTACTTTTGTTTCATGAGCCTCAGTACTATTGGGTTTGGTCATTTAGCTCCTGGAGCGACCCAGAAGAACAGTGCTTCTACTGGAACAGTGTGGTTCTGCTCGATTTACATCATGACCGGTCTCGCCCTCACTGCTATGTGCTTTAACGTACTGCACGATGAAATTGTCCACCGTCTCAAACACCACGAGAAAGTTCTTAAAGCCAATTCACAGAAGGTACTCACATCTGAGTTCCTGCACAGGTCTTGACGAGATGATAGCGCCAATTCGATCGATGAGACTATAATCAATTCTGAAGCTGAATCTTTGCCTGAAGTTTTACACCACGTTAGCTCGAGATGCGAAGGGGGCGCTGTACGAAGGACAATCTATACACTAAGGGAGGAAAAAGAGCCGGAAAGAGTGACCCCAATGTAATCTGACCTTACTTTGACaggaattttgtttatattgatttacCCCAAAATAAAAGTGGGTGGGAATGAGAGTTTAAGAACCTGTAGAATAAAGAAAGTTAAATTGTTGGACTACGAGTTTGTATCGTGTAACACGGATCCTTAGTATATTGATTCGTAAGAAAAATTGACACTGCAATCTAATAACGttaatacatgtttttttaaaccaaGTGTTCAGTGAAGGcagtaatgattttaataacaattttatttaatattttattcatagcttatattttaaaattagtccGACAGCAATGACGACTGTGCGATAGTGCGCACTGCCTATTGCCTAATtcctaaaaattaaacatggcTCTTAACCAGATGTTAAGTAAAGAAATGACTGACCAtatgtgttaattattttaattagatgaATACCAATTATTATAGGTGTGATTGTTTAGTCGTACGAAGTGTTTAAATCCTTTTAAAAGATCCATTTGTATGCAGAAATTTTGGtagaaattcatttaaaatgaaCGAGGAAACAGACAACTGTCAAACTCTCAAAGTTTCTTCATGTAAATGGTCTCTCGCGTATTTTAAGTAATGAAACCTTATAACTAGtgtattaagatttaaaattgaaatgtttttgtacgtagatattatattttagatttattgtttGAATGAATTACCGGTTGTAATTAATGTAGGTATACCTATAATGtgccaaattacataaatatatcatgTAATTAGGTATTATTTCGTATTACGTATCAGGGATAATGTTGTTtgacaacatttataaaaaatatttagttgagATTATGTATCAAGATTGATATTCATTTGCacaa from Manduca sexta isolate Smith_Timp_Sample1 unplaced genomic scaffold, JHU_Msex_v1.0 HiC_scaffold_482, whole genome shotgun sequence includes the following:
- the LOC115449831 gene encoding potassium channel subfamily K member 18, translated to MDKNKKKSYANGKYKKNGKSDTYKADDDVITTCCLCVKTKKSKKKSLIAGCVTNLGIFVLLLAYTLLGAFIFLAIEGSAAKMHQKTLATTSYQVNEPKSVSLSKLNGSITQASAELRSQTVESIWEITVSLNILYKENWTRLAAQEIARFQEKLVARVAADVSAQYGGARALESTPPLVVDEYEWNFAKAFLYSLTVLTTIGYGSVAPRTALGKAVTIGYAVIGIPLTLLYLSVVGALLSRLARSVFSRALCCCLCTKCGYCCLDERTMTTKERKEKVRRQDDYRNQTLHLQEPYYVRSPSGTIISASQAHSVSTTSIKDKTQGLSFLRDCDSMSCTDTDSKVSLRGFSILAPVSLCLAAIFIYIFFGALVLYQLEGWSPIDGIYFCFMSLSTIGFGHLAPGATQKNSASTGTVWFCSIYIMTGLALTAMCFNVLHDEIVHRLKHHEKVLKANSQKVLTSEFLHRS